TCTCACCACCATCAACATAGTGGCCACTCTCCTTCCCTTCTGGCTCCTCTCTCCTCTCATTTTTCCAAAAGAAGCTAAAACAAGATGTCCTTGTTATCTCACCGCAATATTGGGTCAAGCTACCTCTACGGCTCTACGCAATGCAACTGGCCCTAGTTCTTCTAGCTAACTTCACTTCCAAAATTTCCCACACATTCTGTTCATACCTCGTTAATTTCTTTCCAAATACATACCCTAATTTGCTTGTATATAGCTAGCCAATACCTTTAGTGTGAGATTCCAACCACTTTAActgaaaaagtaattaataataaaagttaaaatttagtaGTTAAAAAGTTAACTTATTAGATTATAAGTTGAgtgtgtaaaataattaaaaaataataaaatcatgatttatttaaaaaaagataacaaaaataaataaataaatatgttaagaataaaatgaaaagaaaatacaaaaactagaaattagaaattaatatttaaaaaaatattattttaagtaacgactaaaaaatattagaaattattaaaaatttatttattaaataatcaaacaaattttttaattaataaaaaagttaaaaacgaagtaaaatatcttattatcaAACATACCATAATTAATCTTTAATGCATGGTTATTTAAGTGGAAAAAAAGGGATTAATTTGAAAGTTTCTCaggtaaaaaaattgatagaaaGACATAATAACAACTAACCGCATGTTAATTTATATGTCTATCGAATGCAACTTATAGCTTTTACGTCTTTTTCTCCTTTTGACACAATTAATTTTAGTGTGAAAACGAGCTTGTTGAACGTGATCCAAACACATGCTAAAAGAATTGATCAATTAAAtttgatggaaaaaaaattatattgaagaaTCAAGATCGACAAAAACTGTaatgaatttctttttattattcccGTTTCCTTAATTGACTAACCATCTAATGCTCTACCCTATTCACAGAAATAAATAAACCGCATGGAAAGCCCCTCCACAAATGTCTCAGTACGTAAAATCatgaattaaaacaaaaacaaataccccaaatccaaaaaaaaaaaaagaaaaaagaatgtgGTGTAATTGTACAACAACTAGAACCTAATTAACCTAACCAATCAACATCGAGCCAGCTCTTCTGGGATCCGTGACATTGATCTTCCAATGCATATCTGGCAACCCTAATTTCCCAGCCTTTCTCCTTTCCCAGTTCAACTCCATTCTTCGTTGCCTCGTTAACCTACACAGCTTTTGCAAGTTCTCGTCCATAGCATCGTGCACCTTCCACCACCGTCGATGTGCCACGTCGCTCGCGTACACTCTCTGATCCTCCACATCCCAGTTGCAGTCGTAGTCCCTATAACAATGCCATGGCTTTAGCCCTAGATAGTGAATCGCGTAGAGCTTCGGCGGCTCCGCCCCGAACATTGCATTTTTCCTACCTGCCTCTATTGTCGTGTTGGCCCAAAAGTTCTTTAAGTAGTTCACCCGTCGCGGAAGCCTGTGCCACCACATGAAGATCTCATTCAGGAAACCCTGGTCGCCACTACAACAAATCAAAACGAAAATTAGTGATGTAGAATAATAAGGTGGTGCTTGATTTAAatgttctgtttttttattctttcaagaTTTAGAAAATATGTATGATGGTgttatcatgttttttttttcagaaaaagttaaaaactttgatttattaatgttttcaattttagatctatttttaaaaatattttttaaatttcaaacaaccttagttttattcttatttttttattttctttgaaaataaaataaaaaaaaaacaacaaaatctaaattttaataatccTAAAATGAACAACTTTTTATGTTTCAGCCTATATGCTACATCTTATAATATAACGTAACAtctttttatgtatatatatagaagaaatATGACGGAAAGTTTTTGTACCCGTTGTAGGAGATGACATCGTGGCGGCGCGACATGAGAACGTGGAATGTGCAGTTGGAGGGCTCGAGTACCATGATGCCGGAGTTGAAGATGGACTGGTCGTTACCAGTAGCGGACATCTGTGGGAAGTGGAAGAGAATATCAAGGTTGCGGAGGACGATGATGTCAGCATCAATGAAGATCACTCTCTCATAATCCGTGAGCTGCCAGAGTCGGAACTTGCTGTAGTTGTACTCGTTGTAGGTGCCATTCTCGGCCCGCGGATTTCGGATCCGGGTTATGAGTCGGATCTTCCAGCCGGAGAGTTCGAGGGCGCGGCGTTTCGCGACGGAGATGGAGGTGTCCAGGAGGAGGATTAGGTCACGCTTGGTTCCGGTTTGGAGCAGGGTTTGTGCTAGCGTTATTGCGCCGCACACGTAGCCTTCTGAGGAGTGGAGCACTGTTGCATAGGCCTCACGTTTTGCTCGCGCTTCGCTTTTAACGCTTTGTTCCAGGTTCCACGTGTCGTACACCTTGTCGATTCCTGaaacattaaacaaaatttaaattaacatattaattagctactttttaaacattttttgtaGGTTTAGTTACATATTGATCCaccaaataatttattattataatattattgttatatttaaGCAGATTTTCTCCTcctatcacatttttttatccttttgaatCAATTTAATGTTACTCAAATATCATAAGTTGTAATTGTTTCAATTGAATATCTAGATATCACAAAtgtattctttttaattaaatttttcatatttcaagTGTGTCAGTCGGATCTTCAAGTATTACAATTATGGGAATTTAGTTTCTCAAATTTCATAATTGTGtttgaaactaattttttaggGACACAAATTTCACAATTTCAGATTTTTAGTTCCTCAATATTCACGTAATATACGTAGTTTGCTTATACGAAAATAGCTagtgtagaaaaaaataatgtatatgtAGGCCATTTAATTTCCTTATTTCCTACGAGAGAATGCATGATTGAGCCTTTGATACGGTCATAAGTAAAATcttattatgattttataaaatactcAGTGCAGGAAAAGTTGAAAGCTAAATGGTAACTAACTTTGATTGTAATGCAAGGCAAGGGTTTCTTAAAACACGATACTTCTGGTACACAAGGAAATTGAAGATATTATAACAAGCATgcattgagaaaaataaaaaacaagattCATGCTAAACTAGAAGTAAACTATTATTATGACAAGTCAATATATAGACAACTAACATTACTTTTTAGGAGAAGAAAGACTGAGGTAGCCATCCAAGTGGTTAGTTCACGTCTATTAAAATTATGTAGTGGTTATCAATtgatatgcaaaaaaaaaattctaaaattaagaaGCTTGTACTATAATTTTGACCGTTCTTTACTCTCTCTCAAACAGAATAACTTGTGGACATGCAATCAACAAAAACTTCCTCAGTAAACTGAATACAATATGATTAACGGTTAGTACATGTTTCGTTTATCGTTTGCACAACTCTAAACATTAGTTCATGTGTTTCAGAGTAACAAACGAAGAAATAACTACACTGTTTGATTGGATATATTTCACCGGACAATTGCTAATGATGATcaaaatttaagattaaaagAATGGATAACTTTGCTTAACGTACGGGAAAATTGAGTATGAAattttgtcaaacatatatattaattagaaaagaaatactatatagaaaaaataaaataaaagaaagacgtaaaagaaaataaatatataataatttataaatactctAACCCTTATCTTCATTTGAACAGAAATGCTACCTAAAAGGCTAAAAAACCTTGCTTCATGGGgaagatatatattaaaatatttggtaAAGATCTACCTGATGGTCTGCGTTGATATTCATGTCTTgtgaaacaattttaaaaagttgttaGCTATGCTTGATGTGAGGTATCAACTAATTCACAAACTTTACCTACAACACAAGACTACTTACAatattacatataaataataaattatttgtctTGAAACAATATATGGGCGCCTGTAGCTCAGTGGATAGAGCGTCTGTTTCCTAAGCAGAAAGTCGTAGGTTCGACCCCTACCTGGCGCGCGAAGCAATGTGTCTAGTCTTTTTATGTTTGCGAATGTATGCTTTAACGTGTTACAATGCGCAAAACTTTTATGGAAAAACCAGAAACAGAAAGAGAAGAAGTTTGTTTGCTAAGCAATTATTTTAAtgttcattaattaataattactagTCACATGATGTCACCTTTGCTTGATTCAAGTAAggcaaaaataacataaaacatAAACATTTGAATGTGCAAGCAACTAAGCATACCTTGTTCCCATAGAGGCAGAGCCAAATTGCAGGACCCAACAGGCAAAGAAACTTTCTGCTCCAACCTCATTGCATCAACCTCATAATACCACCACTCATTTTCCTGCTTAACCAAATCGTTGCATCGAAACAGCTCCAGCATTGGCCTACACTTGCTCCACAAAACCACTTTCGTCTTCCAATTCCAATCCCTCTTCCCCTTCTTCACTGCCAAATTTGCCACAATAAGATGAACTTGTAacctgaaaaaaaataaaaaatgatcatgCATGAAC
This region of Glycine soja cultivar W05 chromosome 17, ASM419377v2, whole genome shotgun sequence genomic DNA includes:
- the LOC114392223 gene encoding UDP-glucuronate:xylan alpha-glucuronosyltransferase 2-like isoform X2, which codes for MKAVLERNEDRRAKQNASKIEVPSFFGEMGKGMKIGMVNMQEDDVSEWSTLGETSHVYFEKVSQFFNWTDLFPEWIDEEEETDVPSCPEIPMPEFTAYEGMDVIVAKLPCNYPKEGWGRNVFRLQVHLIVANLAVKKGKRDWNWKTKVVLWSKCRPMLELFRCNDLVKQENEWWYYEVDAMRLEQKVSLPVGSCNLALPLWEQGIDKVYDTWNLEQSVKSEARAKREAYATVLHSSEGYVCGAITLAQTLLQTGTKRDLILLLDTSISVAKRRALELSGWKIRLITRIRNPRAENGTYNEYNYSKFRLWQLTDYERVIFIDADIIVLRNLDILFHFPQMSATGNDQSIFNSGIMVLEPSNCTFHVLMSRRHDVISYNGGDQGFLNEIFMWWHRLPRRVNYLKNFWANTTIEAGRKNAMFGAEPPKLYAIHYLGLKPWHCYRDYDCNWDVEDQRVYASDVAHRRWWKVHDAMDENLQKLCRLTRQRRMELNWERRKAGKLGLPDMHWKINVTDPRRAGSMLIG
- the LOC114392223 gene encoding UDP-glucuronate:xylan alpha-glucuronosyltransferase 2-like isoform X1, with amino-acid sequence MDVWSLQKLVKTAPSKALVIRINLVCLAIFLVVYATFLLRPSSSVYFENAASLVRCSLRECHHKGEKSIKMKAVLERNEDRRAKQNASKIEVPSFFGEMGKGMKIGMVNMQEDDVSEWSTLGETSHVYFEKVSQFFNWTDLFPEWIDEEEETDVPSCPEIPMPEFTAYEGMDVIVAKLPCNYPKEGWGRNVFRLQVHLIVANLAVKKGKRDWNWKTKVVLWSKCRPMLELFRCNDLVKQENEWWYYEVDAMRLEQKVSLPVGSCNLALPLWEQGIDKVYDTWNLEQSVKSEARAKREAYATVLHSSEGYVCGAITLAQTLLQTGTKRDLILLLDTSISVAKRRALELSGWKIRLITRIRNPRAENGTYNEYNYSKFRLWQLTDYERVIFIDADIIVLRNLDILFHFPQMSATGNDQSIFNSGIMVLEPSNCTFHVLMSRRHDVISYNGGDQGFLNEIFMWWHRLPRRVNYLKNFWANTTIEAGRKNAMFGAEPPKLYAIHYLGLKPWHCYRDYDCNWDVEDQRVYASDVAHRRWWKVHDAMDENLQKLCRLTRQRRMELNWERRKAGKLGLPDMHWKINVTDPRRAGSMLIG